In Nocardia sp. NBC_01327, the genomic stretch GGTTCTTTCGCAGCGTCCACGGATTCGAGGTGCCGCCGCGCACGGTCGGATCGGGCGCCACGATCATGCACTCGACGCCTTCGACAATGCCGATGCCCGCGATGACGCTGGCGCCGACATGGAAATCGCTGCCCCACGCGGCGAGCGGCGCCAGCTCCAGGAACGGCGAATCCTCGTCGAGCAGCAGTTCGATGCGCTCGCGCGCGGTCAGCTTGCCGCGCTTGCGATGCCGCGCCATCTTGTCCGGCCCGCCGCCGGCGATGTTCTTCTCGTACTCGGCTTCGACCTCGTCGAGTTTGGCCGTCATCGCCTCGGCGGCGGCCTGATAGTCCGCCGACTTCGGATCTACGGAGGTGCGCAGAATACTCAAGACTGGAACCCCAATCGCTTTGCCGCCAGGGCGGTCAGGATCTCGTTGGTGCCGCCGCCGATACCGAGAATGCGCACATCACGGTACTGGCGCTCGACCTCGGACTCACGCATGTAGCCGAGCCCGCCGAACAGCTGCACGGCCTGGTGGGCCACCCACTCCGCCGTCTCGACGGCGGTGTTCTTGGCGAAGCACACCTCGGCGATCAGATCGGTCTCACCGCTCGCGGCGCGTTCGGCCACATGCCGGGAGTACACCCGGGCCACATCGATGCGCCGGGCCATCTCCGACAGCGTGTTCTGCACGGCCTGGCGGCTGATGAGCGGGCGGCCGAAGGTCTCGCGGTCGCGGCACCAGGCCAGGGTGAGGTCCAGGCAGCGCTGCGCGTGCGCGTAGGACTGGGTGGCCAGGCCGACCCGCTCGCTCACGAAAGCATTGGCGATCTGGGCGAATCCGGAATTCTCCGGGCCGACCAGATTCGAGACCGGTACGCGCACATCCACATACGACAGTTCCGCCGTATCGGAGCAGAGCCAGCCCATCTTGTCCAGCTTGCGGCTGACGGTGAATCCGGGCGTGCCCTTCTCCACCACGAGCAGCGAAACCCCCGCCGCGCCTTTGCCTCCCGTGCGCACGGCCGTCACCACATAGTCGGCGCGCACGCCGGACGTGATGAAGGTCTTCGCGCCGTTGACGATGAACTCATCGCCGTCGCGGACCGCACTGGTGGTGAGGTGCCCGACATCGGAGCCGCCGCCGGGCTCGGTAATGGCCAGCGAGCCGATCAGCTCGCCCGCGAGGGTCGGCTTCACCCAGCGCTCGATGTGCTCGGCATTGCCGGAGGCGATGATGTGCGGCACGGCGATTCCGCAGGTGAACAGCGAGGCGAACAGGCCGCCCGAGCCACCGGCGTAATGCATTTCCTCGCACACGATCGCCGCGTCGATGGGATCGCCGCTGGAACCGCCCGCGGACTCCGGGAACTGGATGCCGAGCAGGCCCAGCGCACCGGCCTTCTTGTGCAGCTCACGCGGGAGCAGACCGTCCCGCTCCCAGTCGTTCAGGTACGGCAGCACCTCGCGCTCGGTGAATCCGCGCACGGTGGCGCGCAATTCGCGCCGCTCGGGCGTCTCCCACTGGTTCACATAGCTCATGCTGTGCCCTTTCGGCATGCTCGGGGGCCCTGCGTGGTTACGCAGGCTGCCTCCTTCGGGCCCTGACCGCTCATGCCAGAAGCTCCACAGGTATCTCGATGTGCCGGGCTCGCAGCCATTCCCCGAGCCCCTTGGCCTGCGGATCGAAGCGCGCCTGATAGGCCACGCCCGCGCCGAGCAGGCCCTCGACAATGAAATTGATCGCGCGCAGATTCGGCAGTACATGCCGGGTGATCGGCAGTTTCGCGGTTTCCGGCAGCAGCAGGCGCAGCTCGTCGACGGTGAGCGCGTGCACCAGCCAGCGCCACTGCTCGTCGGTGCGCACCCAGACGCCGATATTGGCATTGCCGCCCTTGTCACCACTGCGCGCCAGCGCGATGGTGCCCAGTGGGACGCGGCGGGTCTCGCCCTGCGGAAGTAGCTGCGGCAGTGCCGGTTCCGGCACCTCGGCCAGTTCCAGGGTCTCCCCCGCCGGGGCGATGTCCACCGTGCTGCCGTCGGGCAGCGTCGCGAGGTGCGGAACCTCCTTCGCATCCACGTATCCGGGGGTGAACACGCCGTAGGGCGCGCCATTGCCGGGCAGCGTGGTCAGCGAGAAGCCCGCATAGCTGGCCAGCGCCAATTCCACTGCCACAGCGGAGAATCCGCGGCCGACCTTGTTCGGGTCCGGATCGCGCACCACGCAGCGCAGCAGCGCGCTGGCCTGCTCCTCGGTCTCGGCATCGGGGCGGTCCAGGCGCGCGAGCGTCCAGTCCAGCTCCGCCGGGCGGACCGGCAGCCAGGCTTCCAGCTGCCGCTGCACCAGTTCGACCTTCGCCTCGATATCGAGGCCGGTGAGAATGAATTCCATCTCGTTGCGGAAACCGCCGAGGGTGTTGAGCGACACCTTGGTTCGCGACGGCGGCGCTTCACCCCGCACACCGCTGATGAGGACCCGATCCGGCCCCTCCTGGGTGAGCGCGATGCTGTCGAGCCGGGTCGTCACATCCGGTCCGGCGTAGCGCGCGCTCTGGATCTCGTACATGAGCTGCGCTTCCACCGTGTCCACGGTGACCGCGCCGCCGGTGCCCGCATGCTTGGTGATCACCGTGCTGCCGTCGCGGCGCACCTCGGCGATGGGGAAGCCCGGGCGCATCAGATCGGCGATCTCGGTGAAGAAGGCGAAATTGCCTCCGGTGGCCTGTGTTCCGCACTCGATGACGTGCCCGGCCACCACGGCTCCGGCGAGTGCGTCGTAATCCCCACGCCCCCAGCCGAAGTGGGCGGCCGCGGGACCGACCACCAGCGCGGCGTCGGTGACGCGCCCGGTCACCACAATGTCCGCGCCCGCGTTCAGGCATTCGGCGATGCCCCAGGCGCCCAGGTACGCATTGGCCGTCAGCGGCGTCCCCAACCCCAGTTCAGCGGCGCGCGGCAGCAGGTCGTCACCGGCCACATACGCGACTTTCGGTGCCAGCCCGAGCTTTTCGGCCGCCTCCCGCACCCGCTGGGCCAGCCCCGCCGGGTTCAGCCCACCGGCATTGGCCACAATGCGCACACCCGATTCGAGGGCCAGCCCGAGGCTGTTCTCCAGCTGCCGCACAAAAGTCTTGGCATAACCCAGGTTCGCGTCCTTCATCCGATCGCGCCCCAGGATCAGCATGGTGAGCTCGGCGAGGTAGTCGCCGGTGAGCACATCGAGCTCCCCGCCCTCGAGCATCTCGCGCATGGCGCTCATCCGGTCGCCGTAGAAGCCGGAGCAGTTGCCGATCCGAATGAGCTCCGGATCGTCGCCGAGCTGACTCATTACTGGGCCTCCCTGTGCACACCGCGTTCGCGCGGCTTCTTCGCCGCGGTCGCTTACAGGGTCACATCGCCCCAGAAAAAAATCAAGCCTGCGTGCTTGTTAATTGCGGGCACCGCCGAACCTGGGAGTCGAGCCACCAGGCAAACTGGGTCGGGTGTCCTCAGATGTCAGCGTGATCGTGCTGCTTGCCCTGGCCGGCTTCCTGCTCGGCGGGGCCTATTCGACCTGGAAGACGCTGCGCCCGCTCGCCATCGCACTCGGTGTGGCCGGGGTGCTGGCGGTGGCGGGCGCGATCCTCTACGTGATTTAGCTAATAGTTAGCTACTCGGCTCGTCGGCTATTCGGCGTCGAGCCGGAAGATGCGCAGATCCTCGGGCACTCCGCTGAGGGGGGCCGCGAAGAAACTGCGGCGATAGGGCTTCACCCCGAAGCCCAGCTCCTCGAGCGTCTCGTCGTGCAGGGAGTCCAGGGTGGCCGCCGACAGCATGGTGTTGCCGTTTCCACCGGCCTCCATGACCCGTGCGGCGATCGTGACGTCCAGGCCCAGCCAGTCCCCGCCGATCTCGCGCGGCGTGCCCGTGTGCAGGCCCATCCGCATCTGCGGGCGGTAGCCGCCGACGGTCACGCCGGTCAGGTTCTCCTTGGCCGCCACCGCGGCCCGTACGGCCCGGTCGGCGGACGGGAAGACGGCCATCAGGCCGTCGCCCATGCGCTTGATGACCGTGCCGCCGCGATCGGCGATGGGCGGCTCGATGGCCTTGGCGACCCGGCGCAGCAGCTCCAGGGTCTGTTCGTCGCCGGCGGTCAGGGACCAGCTGGAGAAGGCCACCAGATCGGTGAACATGATGGTGATCTCCTGCGTGCCGCGGCCCTTGCCGACCCGTTCCAGCATGGCCTGCCAGACCTGCAGCGCACCCAGCCCCAATTCGCGTGCGGCGCTGGGTGAATCACCGACCAGCTTGTCCGCGGCGCGGGCGACCGCCCGCGCGCCGCCGGGACCGGACACCGACAGCGGATCGCCGAAGGCGGGGTCGCCGGGGAGGTTCTCGCGGGCCTTGCGGATGGCGCCGATGAGATCGCCGCGGGCATTGGCGGCGGAAACCAGACCCGACAGCTGGCCGGGGAAACGGCGGCGGCCGGGAGCGG encodes the following:
- a CDS encoding acyl-CoA dehydrogenase family protein, whose product is MNQWETPERRELRATVRGFTEREVLPYLNDWERDGLLPRELHKKAGALGLLGIQFPESAGGSSGDPIDAAIVCEEMHYAGGSGGLFASLFTCGIAVPHIIASGNAEHIERWVKPTLAGELIGSLAITEPGGGSDVGHLTTSAVRDGDEFIVNGAKTFITSGVRADYVVTAVRTGGKGAAGVSLLVVEKGTPGFTVSRKLDKMGWLCSDTAELSYVDVRVPVSNLVGPENSGFAQIANAFVSERVGLATQSYAHAQRCLDLTLAWCRDRETFGRPLISRQAVQNTLSEMARRIDVARVYSRHVAERAASGETDLIAEVCFAKNTAVETAEWVAHQAVQLFGGLGYMRESEVERQYRDVRILGIGGGTNEILTALAAKRLGFQS
- a CDS encoding acyclic terpene utilization AtuA family protein encodes the protein MSQLGDDPELIRIGNCSGFYGDRMSAMREMLEGGELDVLTGDYLAELTMLILGRDRMKDANLGYAKTFVRQLENSLGLALESGVRIVANAGGLNPAGLAQRVREAAEKLGLAPKVAYVAGDDLLPRAAELGLGTPLTANAYLGAWGIAECLNAGADIVVTGRVTDAALVVGPAAAHFGWGRGDYDALAGAVVAGHVIECGTQATGGNFAFFTEIADLMRPGFPIAEVRRDGSTVITKHAGTGGAVTVDTVEAQLMYEIQSARYAGPDVTTRLDSIALTQEGPDRVLISGVRGEAPPSRTKVSLNTLGGFRNEMEFILTGLDIEAKVELVQRQLEAWLPVRPAELDWTLARLDRPDAETEEQASALLRCVVRDPDPNKVGRGFSAVAVELALASYAGFSLTTLPGNGAPYGVFTPGYVDAKEVPHLATLPDGSTVDIAPAGETLELAEVPEPALPQLLPQGETRRVPLGTIALARSGDKGGNANIGVWVRTDEQWRWLVHALTVDELRLLLPETAKLPITRHVLPNLRAINFIVEGLLGAGVAYQARFDPQAKGLGEWLRARHIEIPVELLA
- a CDS encoding adenylate/guanylate cyclase domain-containing protein, which encodes MVSAANARGDLIGAIRKARENLPGDPAFGDPLSVSGPGGARAVARAADKLVGDSPSAARELGLGALQVWQAMLERVGKGRGTQEITIMFTDLVAFSSWSLTAGDEQTLELLRRVAKAIEPPIADRGGTVIKRMGDGLMAVFPSADRAVRAAVAAKENLTGVTVGGYRPQMRMGLHTGTPREIGGDWLGLDVTIAARVMEAGGNGNTMLSAATLDSLHDETLEELGFGVKPYRRSFFAAPLSGVPEDLRIFRLDAE